The following are from one region of the Shinella sp. PSBB067 genome:
- a CDS encoding FAD/NAD(P)-binding protein: MFFETITGEGAPPAGTPTMARIAVIGAGPSGLATVIALMRRFHRPFEAWMIDAEDAPGAFGDGPAGAALTAEPARDLSILPDRPDDFARWLKDNLLAAGTVSALRGPQDLHVPRALFRDYAMGRFGEALSLRRDVRIRTISGTVGHLCTNTEGVRVAFRDGEGAVFDHVFVATGFGAAQREAASWRGAIAAAERLSAQENPPPLTLVGNGPRLAAILLDLRKRGFAGDIHVAAAAGRLPQPHGRGYEGMAFGTPPASRSLREAFRYIRGECSIAQASDGGRWQGVVDAASDRLSVVWRNLPQCERNHYRRHLLRLHRHFSVRIAGEIHRRLAAEFETGHTRFVPPRDPKSGDENTVDCREVPSARALAGLLGCDVATLSVDDSGRLLRQGEPLRGLSVVGAVASGLRPGPFTFAETVRQAYRSVLAAPLSGPARALHG, translated from the coding sequence ATGTTCTTCGAGACGATCACGGGAGAAGGTGCCCCGCCTGCGGGCACGCCGACGATGGCAAGGATCGCGGTGATCGGCGCGGGGCCTTCGGGCCTTGCCACGGTCATTGCGCTGATGCGGCGGTTCCACCGCCCCTTCGAAGCATGGATGATCGATGCCGAGGATGCGCCCGGCGCCTTCGGCGACGGGCCGGCCGGTGCGGCGCTGACGGCGGAGCCGGCGCGCGATCTTTCGATCCTTCCCGACCGGCCGGACGATTTTGCCCGCTGGCTGAAGGACAACCTCCTTGCCGCCGGCACGGTTTCGGCCTTGCGAGGCCCGCAGGACCTGCATGTGCCGCGCGCGCTGTTTCGCGATTATGCGATGGGCCGCTTCGGCGAGGCGCTTTCCCTGCGCAGGGACGTCCGCATCCGCACCATCAGCGGCACCGTGGGCCATCTCTGTACGAACACCGAAGGCGTGCGCGTCGCGTTCCGGGATGGCGAGGGCGCCGTCTTCGACCACGTCTTCGTCGCGACCGGCTTCGGTGCCGCGCAGCGCGAGGCGGCTTCCTGGCGTGGTGCGATCGCCGCGGCCGAGCGGCTTTCGGCCCAGGAGAACCCGCCGCCGCTCACCCTTGTCGGCAACGGCCCACGCCTTGCCGCCATCCTGCTCGATCTGAGGAAGCGGGGCTTTGCCGGTGACATTCACGTCGCTGCCGCGGCCGGCCGGCTGCCGCAGCCGCATGGCCGCGGTTACGAAGGCATGGCCTTCGGCACACCGCCCGCCAGCCGTTCGCTGCGCGAGGCCTTCCGGTATATCCGCGGGGAATGCAGCATCGCGCAAGCCAGCGACGGCGGCCGCTGGCAGGGCGTCGTCGATGCGGCTTCCGACCGCCTCTCCGTGGTCTGGCGCAACCTGCCCCAGTGCGAGCGCAATCATTACCGCCGCCACCTCCTTCGCCTGCACCGACATTTTTCGGTCCGCATTGCGGGCGAGATCCACCGTCGCCTCGCCGCGGAATTCGAAACCGGCCATACCCGCTTCGTTCCGCCGCGCGATCCGAAGTCGGGTGACGAGAATACCGTCGACTGCCGCGAGGTCCCCTCCGCCCGTGCCCTCGCCGGGCTGCTCGGATGCGATGTCGCGACCCTCTCCGTCGACGACAGCGGCCGTCTCCTTCGCCAGGGCGAGCCCCTGCGCGGGCTTTCCGTCGTCGGGGCGGTCGCGTCCGGCCTGCGACCGGGACCCTTCACCTTTGCCGAAACCGTGCGGCAGGCCTATCGCAGCGTTCTCGCCGCGCCCCTTTCCGGCCCGGCCCGGGCCCTGCACGGCTAA